A window of Echeneis naucrates chromosome 13, fEcheNa1.1, whole genome shotgun sequence contains these coding sequences:
- the LOC115052688 gene encoding oocyte zinc finger protein XlCOF22-like isoform X1: MSDLEAQVGAILETMVNSTVTEMSKVRTEDTYGCPEEEVIQFSVFMSSLARETVEKICLLFHESSAQLQLEVSQGVAEIENLRRRVDAAEKELKVLLGGRKEQGEEEKQTEGGDGQEEDRRDPPNGVEEVSIQISHHSGRKSCRDVASSDAAVKRSPIIHLWKGRTYEDNVQPVIIKEEGLEALADEESDFSQCRDVAGNDSDEDPDYQMEAEDLDEGERGYTSRPKRVVKPKSTRGRAKKDRQSQNQQPLSCKHCRKTFTKLLQLKAHQAIHGASAEKPLHCSQCGRGFSFQRSLNAHMLLHTGERPHTCDVCGKGFTLKQLLRNHQRLHAEVRPFCCEQCGKSFYRAHGLKMHQMVHTGERAHNCQYCNKSFTIQGNLQRHLRIHTGEKPFRCETCGKSFNQADTLKGHQRIHTGERPFSCETCGKCFIQKSALKMHQKTSHSGENSLACVACGTTVACVDSLRKHLQTHAATIPCMCVLCSRRLSSITELRSHQQHHTVHRPHSCGLCGKSFKSSSYLKIHLKTHSGERPFSCDICGRMFTQHSSLKSHQVSLQLLLFPEWAGSIKAGTDGTIIKICCLPKNLICAELITYCEGQVNTVPAPSFII, from the exons ATGTCTGACCTGGAGGCGCAGGTGGGCGCCATTTTGGAGACAATGGTCAACTCCACTGTGACAGAAATGTCCAAAGTTAGGACGGAAGACACATACGGCTGCCCGGAGGAGGAG GTGATCCAGTTCAGTGTCTTCATGTCATCTCTGGCTCGAGAAACTGTGGAGAAAATCTGCCTGCTTTTCCATGAGAGTTCTGCTCAACTGCAGTTAGAA GTATCGCAGGGTGTGGCAGAGATTGAAAACCTGAGGAGGAGGGTGGACGCCGCAGAGAAGGAGCTGAAGGTGTTGCTGGGGGGCAGAAAAGAACAGGgggaagaagagaagcagacagagggaggagatggTCAGGAGGAAGACCGGAGGGATCCACCTAACGGAGTAGAGGAAGTGTCAATCCAGATCAGCCATCACTCAGGGAGGAAGAGTTGCAGAG ATGTGGCCAGTAGTGATGCTGCGGTGAAAAGATCACCAATTATTCACCTGTGGAAAGGCAGAACTTATGAG GACAATGTTCAGCCAGTTAtaataaaggaggagggactgGAAGCACTTGCTGATGAGGAATCTGATTTTAGTCAGTGCAGAGATGTTGCTGGCAACGACAGCGATGAAGACCCAGACTACCAG ATGGAAGCAGAAGATCTagatgaaggagaaagaggataTACTTCCAGACCTAAACGTGTTGTAAAGCCTAAGTCCACCCGAGGTCGAGCAAAAAAAGACCGCCAGAGCCAGAACCAGCAGCCTCTGAGCTgcaaacactgcagaaaaacCTTCACTAAACTGCTGCAGCTTAAAGCCCACCAAGCTATCCATGGGGCAAGTGCTGAGAAGCCTCTGCACTGCTCCCAATGCGGCAGAGGATTTTCGTTTCAGCGCAGCCTTAATGCACACATGCTACTTCATACAG GTGAAAGACCCCACACCTGTGATGTTTGTGGCAAGGGTTTCACCTTGAAGCAGCTCCTGCGTAACCACCAGCGCCTCCACGCTGAGGTCCGTCCGTTTTGCTGTGAACAGTGTGGGAAGAGCTTCTACCGAGCCCACGGTCTAAAAATGCACCAGATGGTCCACACTGGGGAGCGGGCTCACAACTGCCAGTATTGCAATAAAAGCTTCACAATACAAGGTAACCTGCAGCGCCATCTGCGCATACATACAGGAGAGAAGCCCTTCAGGTGTGAGACTTGTGGCAAAAGCTTTAACCAGGCCGACACTCTGAAAGGCCATCAGAGGATACACACTGGAGAGCGCCCCTTCAGCTGTGAGACCTGTGGCAAGTGTTTCATCCAGAAGAGTGCCTTGAAGATGCACCAGAAGACCTCTCACTCAGGGGAGAACTCGCTGGCCTGTGTGGCTTGCGGCACAACGGTGGCATGTGTTGACTCGCTTCGCAAACATCTCCAAACACACGCAGCAACTAttccatgcatgtgtgtgctctgtAGCCGACGGCTCAGCTCTATCACTGAACTGCGCTCacaccagcagcaccacacAGTTCACAGGCCTCACAGCTGTGGGCTCTGCGGGAAGAGTTTCAAGTCCTCCAGTTACTTGAAGAttcacctgaaaacacacagcggGGAGAGGCCGTTCTCCTGCGACATCTGTGGTCGCATGTttacacagcacagcagccttAAGTCACATCAGGTAAGTTTACAATTACTGTTGTTTCCAGAATGGGCAGGTTCAATAAAAGCAGGTACTGATGGCACgataataaaaatatgttgcTTGCCAAAGAATTTGATTTGTGCTGAGCTGATTACATATTGTGAAGGACAAGTGAACACAGTCCCAGCACCGTCTTTTATTATATAG
- the LOC115053585 gene encoding oocyte zinc finger protein XlCOF6-like, whose product MEESAVEWEQKMSEKSVFYLETKSIMETVIKATVELFGNLKEDIKTKEAKMRREQSSIMEMIAWEAARKIDAIFCLLSSMLDNENKTLKAKVGQLESKLKTTTEHFENARMWRENVLSGCPVLFEQSGLIFTLKPFGMLKTKTDEVTEKMSDSTSADGTHSGRSTDIGDAAKQLNSEAESIPGRGQDTAKDCTTRSIPDSTNTDCQSTQEAGITRKGRMFVCEVCNKSFSRQFHLIKHLNTHKEQKLFACNQCPRKFRKTASYEHHMLRHEEKKYAAFKCQLCIKTFKTKMHLKSHQLVHTDTRPFICSSCGKGFKTKHNLRAHQTVHSTDKPYKCSECGDSFRCALTLQCHKNIHTGEHPYKCTECSKTFVKKKSLSAHQAVHRGKMFTCETCGAGFTVQHNLKRHIRIHTGEKPFKCKVCEKTFIQDNKLKAHMLFHGALKSFMCDLCGKTFLYNFQLQKHQKMAHDGRDEEVLRRRTRERGNRRVICRRDKTTIDMTPFSCKTCHKRFETASSLNRHELIHVGQTQYNCHTCGKSFFYKATFDYHQRIHSGERPFGCDICGKRFIIQQALKSHKLQHSGEKPHKCKLCGKAFRIYTSYLRHLRIHTGEKPYECEVCGARFRQLGHVKFHMQVHTGERPYSCSSCGLGFSDSRLLKKHSCTEKYQKIQRTHGQPPET is encoded by the exons ATGGAAGAGTCGGCAGTGGAGTGGGagcagaaaatgtcagaaaagtctgtattttatttagaaaCCAAGTCAATCATGGAGACAGTCATAAAGGCAACTGTTGAGCTCTTCGGAAACTTGAAGGAAGATATTAAGACAAAAGAGGCGAAAATGAGACGGGAG CAAAGCAGCATCATGGAAATGATAGCATGGGAGGCAGCAAGAAAGATTGACGCCATATTCTGTCTGCTGTCTTCGATGCTGGACAATGAAAACAAGACTCTGAAGGCCAAAGTGGGTCAGCTTGAGAGCAAGTTGAAGACCACGACTGAACACTTTGAAAATGCCAGAATGTGGAGAGAAAATGTCTTGAGTGGTTGCCCAGTCCTGTTTGAGCAGAGTGGTTTGATTTTTACCTTGAAGCCATTTGGGATGTTAAAGACTAAAACAGATgaagtgacagagaaaatgtctgATTCAACAAGTGCTGATGGGACGCACAGTGGGCGTAGTACAG ATATCGGAGATGCAGCAAAGCAGCTGAATTCTGAAGCTGAGTCCATACCAGGAAGAGGACAAG ACACTGCAAAGGATTGCACCACAAGGAGCATACCAGACTCCACAAACACTGACTGCCAAAGCACACAGGAAGCAGGCATCACCAGGAAAGGGAGGATGTTTGTATGTGAGGTCTGCAACAAAAGTTTTAGCCGGCAGTTCCACCTCATCAAGCATTTGAACACtcacaaagaacaaaagctTTTTGCCTGCAACCAGTGTCCGAGAAAATTTCGAAAAACCGCGTCTTACGAGCATCACATGTTGCGCCACGAGGAGAAGAAGTACGCTGCCTTCAAGTGCCAGCTATGCATCAagactttcaaaacaaaaatgcaccTCAAGAGTCATCAGCTCGTCCATACAGACACAAGGCCGTTCATCTGCTCCAGCTGTGGCAAGGGtttcaaaaccaaacacaatttGCGGGCACATCAGACTGTCCACAGCACTGACAAACCATACAAATGCTCAGAGTGCGGGGACAGTTTCAGGTGTGCCCTTACTTTGCAGtgtcacaaaaacattcacactggAGAACACCCGTACAAATGCACAGAGTGCAGCAAAACATTTGTCAAGAAGAAATCGCTGAGTGCGCACCAGGCAGTTCACAGAGGGAAGATGTTTACATGTGAGACATGTGGAGCAGGGTTCACCGTTCAACACAACCTGAAGAGACACATTCGTATTCACACCGGTGAAAAGCCGTTCAAATGTAAAGTCTGTGAGAAGACTTTCATTCAGGACAACAAGCTGAAAGCCCACATGCTCTTTCACGGTGCGCTCAAGTCCTTTATGTGCGACCTGTGTGGAAAGACATTTCTGTACAACTTCCAACTGCAGAAACACCAGAAAATGGCTCATGATGGTAGAGATGAGGAGGTCCTCAGGAGACGGACCAGGGAGCGAGGTAACCGCAGAGTTATCTGTCGACGGGACAAAACTACAATAGACATGACACCATTCAGCTGCAAGACCTGCCACAAGAGATTTGAAACTGCTAGTTCACTGAATAGACACGAGCTGATCCACGTAGGTCAGACACAATACAACTGTCATACCTGTGGGAAGTCTTTTTTCTACAAAGCCACATTCGACTACCATCAGCGCATTCACTCAGGAGAACGCCCGTTTGGCTGTGACATATGTGGGAAGAGGTTCATCATCCAGCAAGCTCTCAAGTCTCACAAACTGCAACACTCTGGAGAAAAACCGCATAAATGCAAGCTGTGCGGCAAGGCCTTCAGGATCTACACAAGCTACCTGAGGCACTTACGGATACATACAGGGGAGAAGCCCTATGAATGTGAAGTGTGCGGAGCGAGGTTCAGACAGCTGGGACATGTTAAGTTTCACATGCAGGTTCACACTGGAGAAAGACCGTATTCTTGTAGCAGTTGTGGACTTGGGTTTTCAGATTCAAGGCTGCTGAAGAAACATAGCTGTACTGAGAAATATCAGAAGATTCAGAGAACACATGGACAACCGCCTGAAACATAA
- the LOC115052688 gene encoding oocyte zinc finger protein XlCOF22-like isoform X2, whose translation MSDLEAQVGAILETMVNSTVTEMSKVRTEDTYGCPEEEVIQFSVFMSSLARETVEKICLLFHESSAQLQLEVSQGVAEIENLRRRVDAAEKELKVLLGGRKEQGEEEKQTEGGDGQEEDRRDPPNGVEEVSIQISHHSGRKSCRDVASSDAAVKRSPIIHLWKGRTYEDNVQPVIIKEEGLEALADEESDFSQCRDVAGNDSDEDPDYQMEAEDLDEGERGYTSRPKRVVKPKSTRGRAKKDRQSQNQQPLSCKHCRKTFTKLLQLKAHQAIHGASAEKPLHCSQCGRGFSFQRSLNAHMLLHTGERPHTCDVCGKGFTLKQLLRNHQRLHAEVRPFCCEQCGKSFYRAHGLKMHQMVHTGERAHNCQYCNKSFTIQGNLQRHLRIHTGEKPFRCETCGKSFNQADTLKGHQRIHTGERPFSCETCGKCFIQKSALKMHQKTSHSGENSLACVACGTTVACVDSLRKHLQTHAATIPCMCVLCSRRLSSITELRSHQQHHTVHRPHSCGLCGKSFKSSSYLKIHLKTHSGERPFSCDICGRMFTQHSSLKSHQGVYGFYAEMSA comes from the exons ATGTCTGACCTGGAGGCGCAGGTGGGCGCCATTTTGGAGACAATGGTCAACTCCACTGTGACAGAAATGTCCAAAGTTAGGACGGAAGACACATACGGCTGCCCGGAGGAGGAG GTGATCCAGTTCAGTGTCTTCATGTCATCTCTGGCTCGAGAAACTGTGGAGAAAATCTGCCTGCTTTTCCATGAGAGTTCTGCTCAACTGCAGTTAGAA GTATCGCAGGGTGTGGCAGAGATTGAAAACCTGAGGAGGAGGGTGGACGCCGCAGAGAAGGAGCTGAAGGTGTTGCTGGGGGGCAGAAAAGAACAGGgggaagaagagaagcagacagagggaggagatggTCAGGAGGAAGACCGGAGGGATCCACCTAACGGAGTAGAGGAAGTGTCAATCCAGATCAGCCATCACTCAGGGAGGAAGAGTTGCAGAG ATGTGGCCAGTAGTGATGCTGCGGTGAAAAGATCACCAATTATTCACCTGTGGAAAGGCAGAACTTATGAG GACAATGTTCAGCCAGTTAtaataaaggaggagggactgGAAGCACTTGCTGATGAGGAATCTGATTTTAGTCAGTGCAGAGATGTTGCTGGCAACGACAGCGATGAAGACCCAGACTACCAG ATGGAAGCAGAAGATCTagatgaaggagaaagaggataTACTTCCAGACCTAAACGTGTTGTAAAGCCTAAGTCCACCCGAGGTCGAGCAAAAAAAGACCGCCAGAGCCAGAACCAGCAGCCTCTGAGCTgcaaacactgcagaaaaacCTTCACTAAACTGCTGCAGCTTAAAGCCCACCAAGCTATCCATGGGGCAAGTGCTGAGAAGCCTCTGCACTGCTCCCAATGCGGCAGAGGATTTTCGTTTCAGCGCAGCCTTAATGCACACATGCTACTTCATACAG GTGAAAGACCCCACACCTGTGATGTTTGTGGCAAGGGTTTCACCTTGAAGCAGCTCCTGCGTAACCACCAGCGCCTCCACGCTGAGGTCCGTCCGTTTTGCTGTGAACAGTGTGGGAAGAGCTTCTACCGAGCCCACGGTCTAAAAATGCACCAGATGGTCCACACTGGGGAGCGGGCTCACAACTGCCAGTATTGCAATAAAAGCTTCACAATACAAGGTAACCTGCAGCGCCATCTGCGCATACATACAGGAGAGAAGCCCTTCAGGTGTGAGACTTGTGGCAAAAGCTTTAACCAGGCCGACACTCTGAAAGGCCATCAGAGGATACACACTGGAGAGCGCCCCTTCAGCTGTGAGACCTGTGGCAAGTGTTTCATCCAGAAGAGTGCCTTGAAGATGCACCAGAAGACCTCTCACTCAGGGGAGAACTCGCTGGCCTGTGTGGCTTGCGGCACAACGGTGGCATGTGTTGACTCGCTTCGCAAACATCTCCAAACACACGCAGCAACTAttccatgcatgtgtgtgctctgtAGCCGACGGCTCAGCTCTATCACTGAACTGCGCTCacaccagcagcaccacacAGTTCACAGGCCTCACAGCTGTGGGCTCTGCGGGAAGAGTTTCAAGTCCTCCAGTTACTTGAAGAttcacctgaaaacacacagcggGGAGAGGCCGTTCTCCTGCGACATCTGTGGTCGCATGTttacacagcacagcagccttAAGTCACATCAG gGAGTGTACGGCTTCTATGCTGAAATGTCTGCGTAA
- the LOC115053584 gene encoding oocyte zinc finger protein XlCOF6-like, with protein MEAKFGSEVASVVEVAIQAAVSVFRDVWAKEAPNTEWEDAKFVEIQAIEKCLVVQIHKVFTEFSSELFEENEALRAKVEQLEDVLQRKAGQLEQELEARVGQLGREMEQLEKELRTISEAGNKAPIPPQDVPLLGTPAPSDSTSQTDLKPAQTTSIPPPGSAEREIISSSTSEGVIVPKPTGASVLLVGNLTPAPTVLLSSPAVCETMAPIQLILKPTQSSGSPAQEASSLDSSTIGGPDSVQGKTPVEEVPSRRTRRTRRVLSKNEKVTTDNSTEESNIKSDEKLRKNESRTVKRFICEHCNVPFQRKCDLNKHMKTHKKLFACDQCDRSFLEKKSLENHILRHEASKAPLPFPCPQCKRSYRKEQSLQNHLKHHQRLKPPKPFACDQCGKTFRIQQSLENHLLRHEKWKQMLKCQLCEKTCKTSVQLKCHMAVHSEERPFSCGTCGKEFKSKDTLRFHRMVHTNTKKYKCTMCEETFKYAHSLTVHKRKHTGITPFICTVCNRSYRTGTALKRHSVVHTGEKPFTCHICGARFSLNNNLKRHLRIHTGEKPFTCQECGKSFSDNNKLKSHMLIHGARKPFMCDLCGKTFLFNCRLLIHQKYVHADRNEETDGTQKCLQTQRRNKSQVKPFSCKICLRGFSAAYSLKLHERGHSEHKEYNCGICGKSFHNKYSFGYHQRSHSGERPFVCDVCGKRFFHAGSLKQHERIHTGEKPYKCDQCGKAFRTDGNFYRHLRIHTGEKPFECLYCQRKFHQSNQLKSHLQVHTGQKLYSCQQCGRGFSDSRQLKKHSCD; from the exons ATGGAGGCGAAGTTCGGCAGCGAAGTGGCCTCGGTGGTGGAAGTGGCCATCCAGGCAGCAGTGTCTGTGTTCAGGGACGTCTGGGCGAAAGAGGCGCCAAACACGGAGTGGGAAGACGCCAAGTTCGTCGAAATACAAGCGATAGAGAAGTGTCTGGTCGTCCAGATCCACAAAGTGTTCACGGAGTTCTCCTCCGAGCTGTTCGAAGAGAATGAGGCTCTGCGGGCCAAagtggagcagctggaggacgtgctgcagaggaaagccgggcagctggagcaggagctggaggccagAGTGGGTCAGCTGGGCCGGGagatggagcagctggagaaggagctgAGGACCATCAGCGAGGCCGGGAACAAGGCTCCCATCCCGCCGCAGGACGTCCCTCTTTTGG GCACACCAGCACCGTCAGACTCCACCAGCCAGACTGACCTAAAGCCTGCTCAAACTACTTCAATCCCTCCACCTGGTTCAGCAGAAAGGGAAATCATTTCCAGCTCAACATCTGAAGGCGTGATTGTCCCTAAACCTACAGGAGCTTCAGTGCTGCTTGTTGGCAACTTAACCCCGGCCCCCACCGTGCTGCTGTCATCACCAGCTGTTTGTGAAACCATGGCACCAATACAGCTCATCCTCAAACCAACACAATCATCGGGGTCTCCAGCTCAAGAGGCCTCCAGTCTCGACTCCAGTACCATCGGTGGTCCTGACTCAGTACAGGGAAAG ACACCTGTGGAAGAGGTGCCTTCAAGGAGAACAAGGAGGACAAGGAGAGTGctttctaaaaatgaaaaag TGACCACTGACAACAGCACTGAAGAGAGCAACATCAAATCAGATGAAAAGCTCAGAAAAAATGAGTCCCGAACAGTGAAGCGTTTTATCTGTGAACATTGTAATGTCCCTTTTCAACGGAAATGTGACTTGAACAAGCACATGAAGACCCACAAGAAGCTGTTTGCTTGTGACCAGTGTGACAGAAGTTTCTTAGAGAAGAAATCTTTGGAAAATCATATCTTGCGTCATGAGGCGAGTAAGGCCCCTCTACCATTCCCCTGCCCTCAGTGTAAAAGATCGTATAGAAAAGAGCAGTCGCTGCAGAATCATCTGAAGCATCACCAGCGGCTGAAACCACCAAAGCCGTTTGCCTGTGATCAGTGTGGGAAAACTTTCAGAATTCAGCAGTCTCTGGAAAACCATCTGTTACGCCACGAGAAATGGAAGCAAATGTTGAAGTGCCAGCTCTGTGAAAAGACTTGCAAGACGTCTGTCCAGCTGAAATGTCACATGGCCGTCCACTCGGAGGAAAGGCCGTTCAGCTGTGGAACATGTGGGAAGGAGTTCAAGAGCAAGGACACTCTTCGCTTCCATCGCATGgttcacacaaacaccaaaaaatacaaatgcacaatGTGTGAGGAGACTTTCAAATACGCCCATTCCCTAACAGTGCATAAGAGGAAGCACACAGGCATTACTCCATTCATTTGCACTGTGTGCAACAGATCATACAGGACTGGCACTGCTCTGAAAAGACACAGCGTcgtccacacaggagagaaaccgTTCACCTGTCACATATGTGGAGCAAGGTTCAGCCTCAATAACAACCTCAAGAGGCACCTTCGCATTCACACAGGGGAGAAGCCATTTACTTGTCAGGAGTGTGGCAAGAGCTTCTCAGACAACAACAAGCTTAAGTCTCACATGCTCATTCATGGTGCCAGGAAACCTTTTATGTGCGATCTCTGTGGGAAGACCTTCCTCTTCAACTGCAGGCTGCTAATACACCAGAAGTACGTGCATGCTGACCGGAACGAGGAGACGGATGGTacacaaaaatgtttgcagACTCAGCGACGAAATAAGTCTCAGGTTAAACCATTTAGTTGCAAAATATGTCTGAGAGGTTTCAGTGCTGCATATTCCCTCAAACTTCACGAAAGAGGCCACAGTGAACACAAGGAGTACAATTGTGGCATATGTGGGAAGTCTTTCCATAATAAATACTCTTTTGGATACCATCAGAGAAGCCACTCAGGAGAGAGGCCCTTTGTGTGTGATGTCTGCGGGAAGAGATTTTTCCATGCCGGTAGTCTGAAGCAGCATGAGCGCATTCACACTGGTGAAAAACCGTACAAATGTGACCAATGTGGCAAAGCTTTCAGAACAGACGGTAATTTCTACAGACACTTGCGGATCCACACGGGAGAGAAACCATTTGAATGTCTGTACTGTCAGAGGAAGTTCCACCAGTCAAACCAGCTCAAGTCCCACCTGCAGGTGCACACAGGGCAGAAGCTCTACTCATGCCAGCAGTGTGGCCGTGGCTTCTCAGACTCAAGGCAGCTGAAGAAGCACAGCTGTGACTGA